GAACTCCACCGCCTTGACGGGCGGCACCAGGCTGACGGAGATGTTGCCCTGGCCCGTGGAGTTGTGGCGGAAGTAGACGCTGAACGTCCCGTTGCCGTGGTCCACGATCTTCCCGGTGATCAGCAGGTTGAGGCGCACCGTCTTGATGTTGGAGTAGAAGTCTCCCCAGCCGAACATCTTCTTGAACTTGCCCGTCTTGACGATGGGCCGGCGTTTGACGCGGGAGGACGAGGACGTGTCCGGTTTCATCAGGTCGCTGCCCAGCATCTCCCAGAACTCCTGCTTGGAGAATGGAACAGGGGAGCGGTAGGGCAGCTCCAGGGAGGTGGCGTTGGCGGCCCGGCTCTTACTTTGGAGCATCCAGCGACTGAGTGGGGAGAGGGGGGTCTGACCCCCGATGAGACCCACCGTCTTAGAGGACGACTCGTCGGCTGGGGAGCTCTTGGGTCGAGGAGAGTCGTCTTCTTGACCCAGGGTCAgctgtggagagagggagggagcgagggagacagaaaaggtgaaatcattgtgtgtgtgtgagagagagagagtgaggtagagagagagagagagagagagagagagagagagagagggtgaaatCAATGcatgagagagaaagtgagggagagagtgggtgaaagagagaaaaaaagagaaggaaCGAAAAGAAACAAGGGGAAAATTGAGTTATTAGCAAGGGAGTAAGAAACAAGGACAGAAAGGGAATGAAAGGTTTAATCAATACTTAATTTGGCACTCCTGCCACTACAGGTAAGAACCATGACATTTTATCAATGTTCTATGTTCTACCCTTACAAATTAATTTCTGAGTCTGCATACATACATTCTGATGTTTATTTAGGTTGAGAGACAATATTCCTTTACGTCTGGTTTTCAAAGCAGCCATATTGCTCCCTGAGCAGACAGAGCCTCCAGATGAACCAGAAATAGACTCATATACCTCCAGCTACTTGAGGGGCCTGGGGGATGAAGCTAAAGACTtacaccccatagtgccggtcTGAGTGGGAAAACTATTATTGCTTCAATGTCTGCTGTGCGATGCCGGGGAGGGGGCTGAAGTATAAACCTCAACGTGCAATTAATACTTCTAATGTTTTAATTAGATCTGtattggcacacacacaaagatgtcAGATGTTAACAGAATACGGCGAAAGGAGAGGgatacgagagagagagagagagagagaggcgagATAAGATAGCCGTGCTCTCCTCAGCTCAGTCATGGCTTTGTggagtgtgtgagtgcgtgtgagaGCAGGCTGTGATGGGTAATTATTAGATGGTAATGATCTATTAACAGGTAGGCACTGTGGGCTGTGGAAGCCTAGAGTGCTCTTGTCTCCTTTTGATCTAACTGTGGAACGGATGTGAGTGGCTGCTAGTGTggctgtttctgtttgtgttagTGTCATTATGCAATGGTGAACAGTATGAGTGTGAACAGTAAGTAGCCTATTAGCGAGgcatacatgtgtgtttgtgtgtgtgtgtgtggtgtgcatgTCTTcgcctccctttctctctgccaGACAGTAGGGTTTTTCCCAGTGATCCCAGAGGTTTAACAGTGATACATAATGGATGTCGCTCCATCTGTGCTCTCATCCATCCACTGTCCTGACTGTCAGTGCTCCTCAGACCGGCTTTCGTCAGGATTATTAAGTCTTACTCATTGTTATTCCATTTTATACAGATTTCTGCAGGCTCACTCAGATTTGTTCTCTTGCATTTCAGACAGTCTTGTAGTATTGACTTTCTGTCACTATAAAACCCATGTTTCCTTTGGTAACAGCGTGGATGGCATTGCAGCAGTCTATAGAGGATTCCTACTgatgtggttgtgttgtagTGTAGTTATGGTTTAAGGGACTACAGGAGATGTGAGTCCCCGGAGTTTTTATGTACTTATCCCACATGAGGCCAGACCTCCCGTGGTCTGATTACCTTGGACTTATTTATAAGCCACACATACATTTCTCACTACATTCTATCACATTTGGAGATCCTACTGATTCATCAATCAAAGGCCACATACTGTATGACATTTTTTCCACTGACAAATCCAAACCATTGCATATGTTTCTACACACGGTAAGTGTTACAACCAACTCTGGAACTGATTTGCGGAATGATTTGGAGATGTTGGAGCGCTGCCCCGTCCCGTTCTAAAGATAGAGCATTGGTGCGGTGTGGGCGTAATGTTTTAATCTTTggctcagtttttttttaaacaaagtaTGCCTATTCTCCTCCCAAACACTGCCTCAAATTCTACAGGACTGACTGTCAAAGGCCTGTGTAAAGTACACCGAAGACGACAGCATTACGCTGTGCTGCTATTTGCTGTCTCTCTGCCAACTGTCAATGTATCTGTTTTGACAATACATATTCAGACTTTTATTACCATTATTATAATTTGCATGGTTCACATCTCTATTTTGACCCTCCAAAAGAAATGCTTGCAATGCAATTCTTCAACTGGTAGTAAATGGAAACTCACATTTTCCTATTGAATTCAATGGATAAATACCAAGCTTTGTAAGAAATGCATCTCCTGGGTAGGACCACAGTCAACACTGCCCCCCATGTTCCCCACAAGGCCCTATGCTAACCCTTGGTCATACACAAACACCTCAGCCTCCCTGATAAAGACAGTGTCCTTCAGAATCCCTCATTGGCTTCAGAAATGAATTTAAAAAACTGGAGCTGTAGCTGTGTAGATTTTAATCTAATCAGACACCTCTAAGAgagaagtcttttttttttttttttactaaaatggCTCACAGTTTTCGTAATTCTGACAATAACTAGactaaatcattattcaaatgatatAAATGTGACTAAAATTGAAAGATATTTTAGTCTAAATTACCAAGACTAtactacattaaaaaaaaagattccaaGACTAATGCTGCTGCAGGGAGAACCGCAAGGACATCTCATGGCCCAAGACTTCCGCCTCTCTACTTGGGTAATGAAAAGTAACCGGCGCGTTGTCATTTCATTCCTTGCAGCAATGTAGAACTAAAAAGGCATCAACAGAAAGCAACGACTATCCTTTTTACAGTGGAATATGTTATTTGGGGTCAAAGATTTTGGTACATCAAGTCCCACAGTGGCTCTCTGAACTGCTCAACCTCCTTGGACCTTCCCACAATTTACTGTGTAAATCAAAATTCATTTAAGTAGGTGTTTTTGCCAATGATCAACACACAAACTCTATAATCTCAAAGTGAAAAATTACATCTACAAATTGTTACTAGGGAACCAGAGTGGGCATGCGTCAACTGACATGGATTGCTCCTATCACAGTCTCAGATGTCTAAACATGGCGGATTATTTCAATCAGACAGGGAACTCAATCATTTCTGGTTTGCTGCTGGTCAGACTAGCTTTTGTCAAACTTCCCAGGCTctcacacagaaaaacattctCATAGCATGATCCCACCACCCTGCTTCACGGTAGGGATGTGTTTTCCAGGCTTGTGCCAAATATAGCTCCTCGCTCTGCAAATACCTAATTTCTGCTTGCCATTTTTTGTATTTCGATTGATCGCTGTAAATTCCTAAACTGTGACTGAAGTTCATGAGTTTTCTTTTTGAAGATGTGACGTCTAGTTTGGCCCTAAGCCTGCTACTGTTCATTACAATATAGCACAAAGAATTAGTGCCTGGGCAAAAACAataacgtgcacccctttgggtcccgaggaccaggatggGGAAACCCTGGTCTAGTGGCATTTTTTTGTACATTGGTAGCCAAGATGCTTCGATACTCTTCTAAATTCATTCAGCTGCTGCCATCTTCTATTACATCATCGATAAAGATGAGTGAGCCCGTTCCAGAAGCATCCATGCAAGCCCATGCCATGAAACTACCCCGAACATGCTTCACAGCAACAGTGGTGTTAACTGGGTTTGtctgcagttccttttttctctccacaCTTTTGCCTTCCCATCAATTTGATAACggttcatctttgtctcatctgcccATAAAACGCTGTTCCAAAACAGTACTGGTCTGATCTCTTTACTTTTGAGTTaattctaatctggcctttctgttttGGTGCTGATCAGAGGTTTGCATCTTGCAGAGCAGCTCATGTAATTCTGCTGCCGAAGTCTTCTGCCAACAGGAGTTTGAGACACGTCCACGCTACTGATCTGGAGGATGTTGGTGACTTCAGGGAACCTACATTAGGGTGTTTTTTTTCACAGCTCTGGTCATTCTTCTCTCATCAACTGCTATTATTTTCCTTGGCCGACTTGGTCATTGCCAACGGGTGAAGACACCCTCGCTTGCGTTCTTTTTCATGATATTCCCAACTGTTGATTTGTCTATGCCCAACTTTTGTGCTCCTGTCCTAATTGAGTTCCTCTTTTCTTTCAGGATccaaatcactttttttttctttttatggaCAGCCCCCTACTCCATGAAATGGAGGGATGAAACGGATGttgctgttattcttagttggtGTAACAGTGCAGAAATGTCTTGAAAGGAAATGGAACATTTTGTACTTTTGGCTCACATTCATctttcaatcatattttcatgtGCCTTTGAATATACTTCAAAAATAACAATTCTGAACTTGTATAAGTCAACATAGACTACAATCTTTTTTCGCAAGGAGTGACAATTTACCATTCATCCTACCATTTCTACTAATCTGCATTGCGGGCCTGTTATGATTTCTATATGTGAATGTCTAACTGCCTGTGTTGTTAAACCAAACTGAAGCACTTTCCATTCATTGCCATGGTTGTCCACCTTAATGGATATAGGCCCACCTATCTGAATTGCATAAGTGAAGGCTCATGAAGCAACATCTGAGCTGCTGAATCCAGTACAGACATGTAGAAGTTTCTTATACAGGCCGCTTTGTTATTTTAACAactgttttactgttttttatttcagatctaacaatgtgttttgtggaCCGCTTATTTTAATGCAGGCAATTGGCAAGGCAGCTTGCACTTAGCCATTATTTTAGCATGCACtttgccattatagtttcttacagtaagtgaACTTCGCTCCCTATGGCATACTTATGCTATATacagctgcagtggtctcttaaatattaagagaccactgcacctatttctttcctttccaaaacctTGAAAGGGAAAgttgtgagtgaggaacagaagggttaaaattaagagaccactgcaaattgaacccttctgttccacactcaaaacct
This is a stretch of genomic DNA from Esox lucius isolate fEsoLuc1 chromosome 11, fEsoLuc1.pri, whole genome shotgun sequence. It encodes these proteins:
- the LOC105012985 gene encoding neurexophilin-1 isoform X2 gives rise to the protein MRSSHGFILLLLNGTTCLLTLGQEDDSPRPKSSPADESSSKTVGLIGGQTPLSPLSRWMLQSKSRAANATSLELPYRSPVPFSKQEFWEMLGSDLMKPDTSSSSRVKRRPIVKTGKFKKMFGWGDFYSNIKTVRLNLLITGKIVDHGNGTFSVYFRHNSTGQGNISVSLVPPVKAVEFDLERQSVVYPKDSKIFNCRVDYEKVDRSKRTSLCNYDPSKTCFQEQTQSHVSWICSKPFKVICIYISFYSTDYRLVQKVCPDYNYHNEMPYLPSG
- the LOC105012985 gene encoding neurexophilin-1 isoform X1, with the protein product MREEPSKSAECRCPSSASWSPAADAPQLTLGQEDDSPRPKSSPADESSSKTVGLIGGQTPLSPLSRWMLQSKSRAANATSLELPYRSPVPFSKQEFWEMLGSDLMKPDTSSSSRVKRRPIVKTGKFKKMFGWGDFYSNIKTVRLNLLITGKIVDHGNGTFSVYFRHNSTGQGNISVSLVPPVKAVEFDLERQSVVYPKDSKIFNCRVDYEKVDRSKRTSLCNYDPSKTCFQEQTQSHVSWICSKPFKVICIYISFYSTDYRLVQKVCPDYNYHNEMPYLPSG